A stretch of DNA from Oreochromis aureus strain Israel breed Guangdong linkage group 23, ZZ_aureus, whole genome shotgun sequence:
ACAGAGATATCACATGGAAAGAATCAGAGCTCTGATTGGTCAGCTCAGACTTTGTGTGTTTCTGCCTTATCCACGTCTCTTCAGACAAACTCGTGGAATCTTAccttctgattctgatgaaaGTAATGAAGCTTCCTGGACTGAGGGACTTCCTGTTGGAGGAAAGTGCACCTGAAGTGATCATGAGGTGGactgtttaaaaatgaaaacctgCGTGGCttcaaaataatgtaaatataacatttgtacTCAAAGATTATTTGAGGAGGAAAGACAgacaaaattaaaacttttaatacataaaataaattgtGAGAATGTTGTGTCTTcctactagagatggaccgatccgatattacgtatcggtatcggtccgatactgacctaaattactggatcggatatcggagggaaataaaaaatgtaatccgatccattaaatatcaaaaaagcacctcacaaaacttgcgacacggcgtaactcggctcataaccctTGCAcatcggagcagtgtgctcacgtgatagagcggctgtgtgtatttgtagcctcgctaccaaaccagcattacatctccgaggaagttatcccagagagaagtaaagcaagtgtgtaagttcatctctgaatgtttgtaaagcgttcccatgttaagcttaacaaccgatatatggagcgactgcctctctctctccctcaccttcctgcggctacttcaatgtgaaactgatcaatgatcagctgatcggcttttctgtcgccagtccgtctctcttctttgtttttggcccactttgcaccagaaagaggaaaccagcggctgaacaacagcagcacgtttaagcttgataagctgttgttagaatgtatttaatattactttctacaccaggatccttttctacatagctgacggctggtaactgtgcaggggcggatctagcaaagtttagccaggggggccgatagggcatgaacaggaaaaggggcacaaagacatacttttctttcttattctcatttaaaatgtctagcttttaataaataattatctgaatcttacacccaaagttttaatctgatgtaaaatgtatagaagtccattactgtatatagtaactgttaagtctaatataccctagtaagctatagtactttttcctttgggaaggtaccatctgtgcagtctgcaattctgttgaagaaagatgttgaatctatttaattattcttgaaaaataatttatttctgtgcattttgtttcaccctgcatcaaattaaagttgattacatcgattaagcatcatgaggtggagggtggggggtggttccctatttttctTGGCttggagtttgcaaccctattaattaggttgcttaatatttctgctaagtactctttaaaataccagaatagggaggatggagtaggtttaaatttattagattgatcagtgttgctgaactatgaaatattttgggtgcagtgtattttttacatacaggtataacagaatagctttagtgttgttgtttatttaaacttgagtatgaacttatacaaaatgcagcaagatattaaaataagttttattgattaaaaacacactatatcggattcatatcggtatcggcagatatccaaatttatgatatcggtatcggtatcggacataaaaaagtggtatcgtgccatctctacttcCTACCATACTGAGTctttgatgtttatttttttctctgactTTTATCATACTGGAGAGCTACATTGAGGCTACAGCGATGTCACATGCAAAGAATCAGAGCTCTGATTGGTCAGCTCAGAGTTCATGTGTTTCTGCCTTATCCACGTCTCTTCAGACAAACTCATGGAATCTTAccttctgattctgataaaaGCAATGAAGCTTCCTGGACTGAGGGACTTCCTGTTGGAGGAAAGTgcactttcatttcatttcatttcatgtctttatttatttcacacatggttcacaGTGCCTCTCCTCCCACACACACTTTGAATCATGAAAtggtctttttaaaaatgaaaaactagcctgtcttcaaaataattatTAGATTATTTGAGGAAAGACAAAATTAAAAcgtttattacataaaataaattgtgagaatgctgtttccTACcgcactgtttgtttgtttcttctttctctgaATGACCttttttaatcttctttaaAATCAACTCCGCCACCTCCATCACACGGCCAGTAGTATATGTTCCCACCATAAGATCCACTACTCTCATTGTGTCTGCTTTCTCCAGGTGGCTCTTTTTAATGGTCATGAAATCACCTCCGGGTCCAATCCGCAGGTGCCAGTGAAAACGTTCTAGCTCCTTTTTTCCTAAATCATCCAGTATGTTCAGCAACTGTCTTCGAacaggcttctccatttttgaTCTGTAAAACATGAGAGCATGTGAATCATGGTCTCATCAcacctttttttgtttacttattTAGTTTATTTCACAGCAGATTTCATCTTCAATCTGTATTATTTATGCTGGCACCAGTCTGATATCATGTTTCTAAACCTGCTCTGGTATCAGGAACATGGTACCAAGAAGGAGTCGTCACAATAACAGTTACAATATAATTATCTGATGATGGGATAACTCTGGTCATTGGATATATTCTCAGGTTCCCATTGATCCTAATGAGCTGGTTCTCCTCTATTAGAGCAGACAAACGTGAGGATCAGCTGAGCTCAAAGCCACTCAGGGCTGCACGAACAGGCTAGAACGGTTTCACATAAGTTTCACATAAATCAAAGTCCAAAACTTTCTCTTTCAGGTGAAAATGTCTCACTAAACAATTTGTCCTCGTCCATCTAGCAACACCTGAAAGTTCCTACCTTCACTGTGTTTGAAGCAAAGCACAAAGGAGACAACTGCTGGAGCAGCTGGAGTCCTACAGACACTCAGCTTCTACTACAGAAACACCTCCTACAACATCCATTCTTTACACtctgactgctgtgtttgtggaaaCACAGTCATGGAGTCATGTTAGTTAGAGAtcgtcatctcacctctgagctttggtctggggTAACCCAGTCATAGATTCGCAGAAACACACCAGCTAcactggctctcatgttccccacacagagtagTTTTAGAGGGAGGGGCTCCCTTCTCTTTGTCACtctgatccatgctgctgaatCCACATCCACCTCAATTTGTGGGTTACAACAGAAAATGATAGGTTTCTTGTTCTCCCGTATTATAAGACAGAGGACATTTTGCCTGATAATTATTTAACTTTACTGAATAAAGAGCTAAAATCTCCAGAATTCCAGGAATAGTTAGTTattataagaagtgtttgtgaactaaaaatcaataaatgctTAGACACTGCAAGCAtgatggacaggtttttgacgggactctcacacaaatgcaaagcagaagatgaagcatTGTCAAACCAACTTGCTTTTAAGCCAAATACTAGAAAATATGTTGAAGAATAActtgcctttggcttcacctgcacaacggTTGCCAAACTTGTTTTGCTACCCCCCCTCCCCCTTATTTTTACAAGACAATCTTGcctcccacccccaccccccttctCCTCAAAAGGGGGATGGGGAACCTGCTTCCCTCTGcacgcctctggataaccacacgacctgcagcagccaatcagatccctccttacagtgttgacatggtgacagaggtcagagggttcagtgacccacagaaggaggagtacttcaagaagagattcagagataagAAGCAGAGCAGCAGGATTATCTCGCACATCAAGACACcgcgaagcctccacatcatgtgccgcaaacacatcctccaaccacacacacccatactttgttttcactgcaactgcaataaattacaggtagcaataa
This window harbors:
- the LOC120436280 gene encoding uncharacterized protein LOC120436280, with product MKISKMEKPVRRQLLNILDDLGKKELERFHWHLRIGPGGDFMTIKKSHLEKADTMRVVDLMVGTYTTGRVMEVAELILKKIKKGHSEKEETNKQCGSPSVQEASLLLSESEGSPSVQEASLLSSESEAEVGPMEVCPVLQRSCQLGVPEVCQQELKSKLKKKLQCMFEGIAKAGNPTLLNQIYTELYIAEGETAEVNDEHEVREIEKIEELWFIRGQLSDPSSEYQLLPSETSEASGLE